In the Leptospira sp. WS4.C2 genome, one interval contains:
- a CDS encoding TetR/AcrR family transcriptional regulator, with translation MSLESKIPVQTRSRDRVELILKTARELIGEKGIDSVSMREIAQTAGIQIGSLYQYFPGKSALLLSIMNQYYDSLYQETKRILDPVRTIKELEVAAEKAFKHFIDFFQKEPALANLWSGARAIPELIVEDNHDTYRNADLIIKTTLRCLPVLKESEVRPFALYFSHTTGMILRFAKEIDTDHGKAVIKESLEILRLRLREFEKISKQRARLKKRS, from the coding sequence ATGAGTCTTGAGTCAAAAATACCTGTTCAAACCAGAAGTCGTGATCGGGTGGAACTCATTCTAAAAACAGCTCGGGAGTTAATTGGAGAAAAGGGAATTGATTCTGTTAGTATGCGAGAGATTGCGCAGACTGCAGGAATTCAAATTGGTTCCTTATACCAATATTTTCCCGGAAAAAGCGCCTTATTGTTATCCATCATGAATCAATATTATGATTCACTATATCAGGAAACCAAACGAATTCTGGATCCTGTTCGAACAATTAAAGAATTGGAAGTGGCAGCGGAAAAAGCCTTCAAACATTTCATCGATTTTTTTCAGAAAGAACCGGCTTTGGCAAATCTTTGGTCAGGAGCTCGCGCCATTCCCGAATTGATAGTAGAAGACAATCATGACACCTATCGAAATGCTGATTTAATCATTAAAACAACTCTACGTTGCCTTCCGGTGCTAAAAGAATCGGAAGTCCGGCCTTTTGCTCTCTATTTCAGTCATACAACAGGAATGATTCTTCGATTTGCAAAAGAAATCGATACTGACCACGGTAAGGCGGTAATTAAGGAATCATTGGAAATATTGAGATTAAGGC
- a CDS encoding SDR family NAD(P)-dependent oxidoreductase, which produces MKTQSANPFQKKVALITGGGGAIAEAIAVRLDREGYQLLLSDVSLDKMSKVKEKLNGSPKYFVCDQTNPDEIQNLIQWIQTDFPVIDVLINNAGYTKEGPFVNQTLNDIQRQIWINLVSPIHITYGILPLMLKRGEGAIVSIVSIGGIIALADSALYSAGKFGLRGFLTALYEELKNTKIKISGIYPAAVDTPMLMHEALHGGSNLNWVNSVQSPEDVAKAVMKGIRKGTLEIYVPYSDGLTSRFIAVFPWFLGILSPLLQWIGKRGKQKWLRKKGVVLNNL; this is translated from the coding sequence ATGAAGACTCAATCCGCAAATCCGTTTCAGAAAAAGGTTGCTTTGATTACAGGAGGTGGTGGTGCCATTGCAGAAGCCATTGCTGTCCGGTTAGACAGAGAAGGTTACCAATTACTGCTTTCTGATGTTAGTTTGGATAAGATGTCGAAAGTGAAAGAAAAACTCAATGGAAGCCCTAAGTATTTTGTTTGCGACCAAACAAATCCAGACGAGATCCAAAATCTAATCCAATGGATACAAACAGATTTCCCTGTGATTGATGTTTTAATCAACAACGCGGGTTATACCAAAGAGGGACCCTTTGTAAACCAAACTCTAAATGACATTCAAAGGCAAATATGGATCAATCTAGTCAGTCCCATCCATATCACTTATGGGATTCTACCTTTGATGTTAAAAAGAGGAGAAGGTGCCATCGTTTCCATTGTTTCGATTGGCGGAATTATCGCTTTAGCTGATTCAGCCCTTTACTCCGCTGGCAAGTTTGGACTTAGGGGATTTTTGACTGCTCTGTATGAAGAACTAAAGAATACCAAAATCAAAATATCGGGGATTTATCCTGCGGCCGTTGATACACCGATGTTAATGCATGAGGCCCTTCATGGAGGGAGTAATCTCAATTGGGTTAACTCAGTGCAATCCCCTGAGGATGTGGCAAAGGCAGTGATGAAAGGAATCAGAAAAGGAACCTTAGAAATCTACGTACCATACAGTGATGGTTTAACTTCAAGGTTTATCGCGGTATTTCCTTGGTTTTTGGGGATACTCTCTCCTCTTCTCCAATGGATTGGCAAAAGAGGAAAACAAAAATGGCTCAGAAAGAAAGGTGTTGTTCTGAATAATTTGTAG
- a CDS encoding flavin-containing monooxygenase has product MERKNNQNIDSKGIIDKSDTICIVGAGPAGLAMARSLLSKGIPFQAFERHSDVGGIWDIKNPGSPMYESAHFISSKYLSNYFDFPMPDEYPDYPSNQQILNYHREFAKVYGLYPNIQFNTEIKQIKNINKRWFVETSSGEKYLFGGIVCASGITWSPNIPTIEGQSSFTGKILHSVNYKSSHLFQGKRVLVVGAGNSGCDITCDAGANAEQAYISVRRGYHFIPKHILGKPADVFGDGAHWIPNWLSQFVLGKLLNLLVGDLTKLGLPAPDHKIFETHPIINDQLLHNLRHGDVIAKPDIQRLEGDSVIFKDGSKVKIDLIILATGYNWSIPYMEESYFEWKQGRPELYLTLFNRNYENLYALGYMETDGGAYKMFDEMANLIASYIDANRKGNPSAKRFAQLIQNDRPLLNGNIQYLNTGRHSVYVNQVAYKQYRSKIQKKMGWPELKPGQFQHLLSPQVISGESKGTKVGPKI; this is encoded by the coding sequence ATGGAACGAAAAAACAATCAAAATATAGATTCCAAAGGAATCATTGATAAATCTGATACAATCTGCATCGTTGGTGCGGGTCCCGCAGGCCTTGCGATGGCAAGATCCCTTCTCTCCAAGGGAATTCCATTTCAAGCATTTGAGAGGCATAGTGATGTCGGTGGCATTTGGGATATAAAAAATCCTGGTTCCCCAATGTATGAAAGTGCTCACTTTATTTCTTCTAAATATCTTTCTAATTATTTTGACTTTCCAATGCCAGATGAGTATCCCGATTATCCTTCGAACCAGCAAATACTTAACTATCATAGAGAATTTGCGAAGGTTTACGGTCTTTATCCAAATATCCAATTTAACACAGAGATCAAACAAATCAAAAATATAAACAAACGTTGGTTTGTCGAAACTAGTTCTGGCGAGAAATATCTTTTTGGCGGGATTGTATGCGCAAGTGGAATTACTTGGTCGCCGAATATTCCAACGATTGAAGGACAGTCAAGTTTTACTGGCAAAATTCTACATAGCGTAAACTATAAATCTTCCCATTTGTTTCAAGGAAAACGAGTCCTTGTGGTAGGTGCAGGAAACTCTGGTTGTGATATAACCTGTGACGCAGGTGCGAATGCGGAACAAGCTTATATCAGTGTTAGACGAGGATACCATTTCATTCCAAAACATATACTAGGAAAACCTGCGGATGTTTTTGGTGACGGTGCCCATTGGATTCCCAATTGGCTCTCACAATTCGTTCTCGGGAAATTGTTGAATCTGCTTGTTGGTGATTTAACTAAGCTTGGTTTACCTGCTCCCGATCATAAAATCTTCGAAACACATCCTATCATCAATGATCAACTATTACATAATTTACGACATGGTGATGTGATTGCAAAACCTGATATACAAAGACTTGAAGGTGATTCGGTGATCTTTAAAGACGGATCAAAGGTAAAGATCGATCTCATCATTTTGGCAACAGGTTACAACTGGTCGATTCCCTATATGGAGGAAAGTTACTTTGAGTGGAAACAAGGAAGACCGGAACTTTACCTTACTTTATTCAACAGAAATTACGAAAATTTATATGCACTTGGTTATATGGAAACAGACGGCGGTGCCTATAAAATGTTCGATGAAATGGCAAATTTGATCGCTTCGTATATTGATGCAAATCGAAAGGGAAATCCTTCGGCAAAAAGGTTTGCCCAACTGATTCAAAATGATCGCCCATTGCTCAATGGGAACATCCAATATCTAAATACAGGTCGCCATTCAGTCTATGTCAATCAGGTAGCATACAAACAGTACAGGTCTAAAATTCAAAAGAAAATGGGATGGCCAGAATTAAAACCAGGACAATTCCAACATTTATTGTCACCGCAAGTGATTTCTGGAGAAAGCAAAGGCACAAAAGTTGGCCCAAAAATATGA